The Cryomorphaceae bacterium 1068 genome window below encodes:
- a CDS encoding SIS domain-containing protein, whose amino-acid sequence MQDKITALIEKEIEAIRNIPIEGAVEKAVELIYEQVHQKDGKVIVSGMGKAGQIGVNIATTLSSTGTPAFFLHPAEAQHGDLGIIQKNDIVIAISNSGKTRELIELDFLAHRLHPDIKFIVLTGKKDSDLAEKADVVLWTGGPEEICPLGLTPTTSTTVMTVAGDILVVLLMEKIQFTKQEYAKRHHSGYLGQKAKEE is encoded by the coding sequence ATGCAAGACAAGATCACAGCTCTTATTGAAAAAGAAATCGAAGCCATTCGAAATATCCCAATCGAAGGTGCGGTAGAAAAAGCCGTAGAACTCATTTACGAACAGGTTCATCAAAAGGATGGCAAAGTAATCGTGAGCGGAATGGGAAAAGCCGGGCAGATAGGTGTAAACATTGCCACTACGCTAAGCTCAACGGGAACGCCTGCGTTCTTTTTGCACCCCGCCGAAGCGCAACACGGAGATCTGGGTATCATCCAAAAGAATGACATCGTAATAGCCATCTCAAACAGTGGTAAGACGAGAGAATTGATTGAGCTCGATTTTTTGGCTCATCGATTGCATCCTGATATTAAATTCATTGTCCTTACCGGAAAAAAAGATAGCGACCTAGCTGAGAAAGCTGATGTGGTATTGTGGACCGGTGGACCTGAAGAGATTTGTCCATTGGGCCTTACACCTACCACCTCTACCACGGTAATGACCGTAGCCGGAGATATATTGGTAGTATTGCTCATGGAGAAAATCCAATTTACAAAACAAGAATACGCGAAGAGGCACCACAGCGGTTACCTCGGACAAAAAGCAAAAGAAGAATGA